GGGGGGCTGTTCTCGAGCACCGCGGCGGGGATGATCGATCCGTTCACCGAAGACGAGACCACCGAGGAAGACATCGGCGGCTACGCCTACGACCTGATGTTCATCCTGCGCAGCCTCACCTCGAAGATGTTCCGCATCGTCGCGGTGTTCATGATCGTCCTCGGTGGGTCGTTCTTCTGGATGTACCAGGGCGGGCTCCGCCAGATCCTGCTGGCGTTCCTCGACCGCGTCCCCGAACACGTCCTCCACGAGGTAGCCGTCCGCAACGAGGTCGATCCGGAGGGGATGACTCTCGGCACGCTCATCGACGAGATGGGAGTCGTCATCGCCCTCCACCCGGTCGAAGTGCTGATCTTCATCGTGAAGGTGAGCACGCTGGCGGCGATCATCTCGATCCTGCCGATGGTCTGTTACTACGGCTGGCCCGCGGCCAAAGAGCGCGGGCTGGTCCGGGGCGACCGCCGGCTGTTCATCGTCTGGGGCGGCTCACTGCTCGCAGGGTTTGCCTTCGGCACCTACCTCGGCTTCTTCTGGATCGCCCCCGCAGTCATCTCCTACCTGATCGCCGACGCCATCAACGCCGGAATGGTCGTCTCCTACCGGATGAAGAGCTTCTTCTGGCTCGTGATCTTCACCACCGTCGGCATCGGCTTCCTCTTCAACATGATCGTCACCATGGCGCTGTTCCACGTCGGCGGCATCGTCTCCTACCGGCGGATGCTCTGGGCCTGGCGACCGATGGTCGTCGCCATCTTCACCGTGGCGGCGTTCGTCAGCCCGCGGGGCATCCTCACAATGCTCGTGCTCGCGATCCCGGTCGCGCTGACGTACATGCTCGGGCTGGCCGTCCTCTACGTGCTCACCGCCGGCGGCCGGCTGTTCGGCGGCGGTGGCGGCCGCGAGACCGAGCCCGAGCCCGAAGGCGGGCTCACCACCGACTGAGACGAATCAACGTCATCGAATCGACGGTCCCATCGCCGGACAGTATAAGAACAGCGCCTTCGAACCACCGGCCATGCCCAAGATCAGCGTCGAAATCCCCCAGGAGCTGCTCGACGACCTCGACGAACACGTCGGCGACGACGGCAAGTTCGTCAACCGCAGCGACGCCATCCGCGCCTCGATCAGGAAGACCCTCGACATCTTAGACGAGATCGACGACCGACACGGCCGCCTCGAGGACGAAGCGTGAGTCGCTCGCGAAACCGGCGACCGTTCGACGTGGGCGAGACCGTGTATCGACGGTGGTTACACGACAGGCTCGCCGCTTCGCCAGTGATCGATCACGTCTCGTAACAGGTCG
This portion of the Natronobeatus ordinarius genome encodes:
- a CDS encoding ribbon-helix-helix domain-containing protein, with product MPKISVEIPQELLDDLDEHVGDDGKFVNRSDAIRASIRKTLDILDEIDDRHGRLEDEA